A genomic stretch from Mus pahari chromosome 6, PAHARI_EIJ_v1.1, whole genome shotgun sequence includes:
- the LOC115064246 gene encoding uncharacterized protein LOC115064246, with amino-acid sequence MGNSLGCVKEPKESIAVPGKAPISPKKRVRFKRKWRGKKLLTPEASHREDTLEGTGVIEETETLRKLTASLPKEPGVGGAEHPPSDIFLPGDSAPNSGVGDQGMIVQVKESFQAEIQTAHLLLENESSVVGGVWESLEEGMTVIAHLLDNPAERNCEKSVSQLVEFPRTASCSSRAVLLPLQGETAVEQGGTRLRHRHRSSTLPQTDYPSGTVDQDQPSEGWSVGGRTKSVPSAPPTGSWIAKCSVASSIPKQPGDPIHTQPTHGGLVSRKGPIMPVSQSDLSVSGITVSILPSSSGYGSDGLRLHGIRPEDTEPEKTSTPFSEEDGTLSLEASHTDRGVWRRWMVYLG; translated from the coding sequence atgggaaattCACTGGGCTGTGTTAAGGAGCCGAAAGAGTCCATAGCTGTTCCTGGGAAGGCTCCCATATCTCCTAAGAAGAGGGTTCGGTTCAAAAGGAAGTGGAGAGGGAAGAAACTCCTTACTCCAGAAGCATCTCACAGGGAGGACACGTTGGAAGGCACTGGAGTCATCGAAGAGACCGAAACCCTAAGGAAGTTAACAGCGAGTCTCCCAAAGGAGCCCGGAGTGGGAGGGGCAGAGCACCCCCCATCAGACATTTTCCTGCCTGGAGACTCAGCTCCCAACTCAGGGGTGGGCGATCAAGGGATGATTGTGCAGGTAAAGGAGAGCTTCCAAGCAGAGATCCAGACTGCTCACCTTTTGTTAGAGAATGAGTCATCAGTTGTTGGAGGGGTCTGGGAGTCCCTGGAAGAGGGTATGACAGTCATTGCTCACCTGCTTGATAACCCAGCAGAAAGGAATTGTGAGAAGTCTGTGAGCCAACTGGTGGAATTTCCGAGGACAGCATCCTGCAGCAGCAGGGCTGTGCTGCTGCCTTTGCAGGGAGAGACTGCAGTGGAGCAGGGAGGCACTCGGCTCAGACATCGACATCGGAGCAGCACTTTGCCTCAGACAGATTACCCCTCTGGCACAGTAGATCAAGACCAACCTTCAGAGGGCTGGAGTGTGGGGGGAAGAACCAAGAGTGTTCCAAGTGCCCCTCCCACAGGTTCTTGGATTGCTAAGTGTTCTGTTGCTTCATCAATACCAAAACAGCCAGGAGACCCTATTCACACACAGCCTACCCATGGAGGTCTTGTGTCCCGCAAGGGTCCCATAATGCCTGTTTCTCAGAGTGATTTATCTGTCAGTGGCATCACTGTGAGCATTTTGCCATCCTCCTCTGGCTATGGCAGCGATGGGCTGCGACTGCATGGGATCCGGCCTGAAGATACAGAACCTGAAAAGACCTCCACACCCTTCTCAGAAGAGGATGGTACCCTGTCTTTGGAGGCAAGCCATACTGATCGTGGGGTCTGGAGGAGGTGGATGGTGTATTTGGGGTAA